Part of the Mycolicibacterium mageritense genome is shown below.
GCGTGGACAAGCACACCTTCGATTACCTGGACCTGGTGCGATACCTGGCGGTCAACAACCTCAACCCGTCGCCGCTGGGCTACGTCGGCGGATCCGACGTCTTCACGTCGATCACCCCGGCCGTCGCCCAGGGGATCGCCGCGGCGTTCAATGCCTTTCCGAACGGGGCCGGTCGTCCGCTGGTGATCATGCACACCCTCGACGGCGCGCTCGCCACCGTCGGGCCGGGCGACACCGCCTTCCCGTGGCGGCGGCAATCCGCGCTCGTGCAGTGGTACGTCGAGACCTCCGGTTCCCCGGCGGCAGCGGCCCGCTGGCTCAACACCGCTCACCAGGCCGTCGCGCCATATTCGGTCGGCGGCTACGTGAACTATCTCGAAGCGAACCAACCGGCGTCGCGGTACTTCGGAGCCAATCTCTCCCGGCTGGCTGCCGTCCGGCAGAAGTACGACCCGGGCCGGATCATGTTCTCGGGTCTGAACTTCTGATGCGGGAAGCGCCGGCTGACCGGACAGCGTTGTCTCCATCATGACGAACAAGGCGTTTCCCCAGACCGCGGCGGCCACCGCCGCACTGGCGGTGGCTACCCGCTTCTACCCGCCGGCGCTGCTCAACCACTGCGTGCGGTCGTATCTGTGGGGCGTGAGGTACGCCGCGGCGCACGGCATCGCATTCGACGACGAGCTCTATTACGTCTCGGCGATGCTGCACGACATCGCCCTCACCGACCCGTTCGACAGCCACCGGGTGGCGTTCGAGGAAGCGGGCGGGGAGCTGGCGTGGGTGTTCGGGGTGGCGGCCGGTTGGCCGGCGGACCGGGCCGCCCGAGCGACGGAGATCATCGTGGAGCACATGCGCGCCGACGTCTCCGCGGACGCTGATCCCGAGTCCCACCTCCTGCAGGTTGCCACCGCCTGGGACGTCGCCGGACGACGCCCCGAGGAGTTCCCGCCCGAGGTCAGGGCCGAGATCCTCGCGGGCTATCCCCGGCAGGGATTCGGCAACGAGTTCCTGGCCTGCTTCGAAGACCAGGCGCGGCGCAAACCGGACGGTGCCGCGGCCGCTTCGGTTGCCAACAACGGCGCCGAGCGCATCAGGGCCAACCCGCTCGACTCGTAGCTTCGCTGCACGCGTCGACCGTCGGCCCCCTAGCCTCGAGACGATGGGTCAGTCTCCGTTGGACGAGCGAGGGAACCGAGCATGCGAGCAACCGTGATGTACCAGGCCGGCGACGTGCGGGTGGAGGACGTGCCCGACCCGACTTTGCGAGAACCGACCGACGCCATCGTGCGGATCACCCGCGCCTGCATCTGCGGCAGCGATCTGTGGCCGTACCAGTCCATGCCACACAAGGAGGGTGGCCGCCGGATGGGCCACGAGTTCATCGGTGTGGTCGAGGACGTCGGCGCCGACGTGTCCGGGCTCGGCCGCGGCGACGTCGTGGTGGCGCCTTTCGTGTGGGCCGACAACACGTGCGACTTCTGCCGTGAGGGCCTGCAGAACTCGTGCCGTCATGGCGGCGGGTGGGGTGCGCCCGGCGTCGATGCCGGCCAGGGTGAGGCCGTGCGTGTTCCGCAAGCCCAGGGCACGCTCGTGAAGCTGCCCGTCGCCGAGGACTCGGCGTTGATGCCGTCCCTGCTGACCCTGTCCGACGTGTTCTGTACCGGCCACCACGGCGTGGTGACGGCCGGCGTGCGGCCGGGAACCTCCGTCACGGTGATCGGGGACGGCGCGGTGGGATTGTGCGCGGTGCTGGCCGCCAAACGGCTGGGTGCCGAGCAGATCATCCTGAACGGCCGCCACACGGTGCGGACCGACCTCGGGCGGGAGTTCGGCGCGACCGACGTCGTGGCCGAACGTGGCGACGAAGCCGTCGAGAAGATCCGCGAACTCACCGGCGGTGACGGCACCCACGCTGTCATCGAATGCGTCGGGACCGAGCCGTCACTTGCCACGGCCCTCGACGCGGTCCGTGCAGGGGGCCGCGTCAGCCGGTTGGGGGTATCGCAATACACCGAGGTGCCAATGGGTTTCGGCACGTTCTTCCGGAACGTCACCCTCACCGGTGGCGTCGCGCCCGCCCGTGCCTACATCGAGGAACTCATGCCCGACGTGCTCGACGGCACCATCGAACCCGGCCGGGTCTTCGACCGCACCATCGGGCTCGACGAGACACCGGACGGGTACCGCGCCATGGCCGACCGCAAGGCGCTCAAGGTGTTGATCGAGCCATGACCTTGCTGCTGCACGAGCGCGACGACCGCGGCGTCGTCACGCTGACGCTCAACCGCCCGCAGGCGTTCAACGCGCTGTCCGAGGACATGCTCGCGGCGCTCGGTGACGCCATTTCCGCTCTGGCCCAGGATGATTCGGTGCGCGCCGTGGTGCTCGGAGCATCCGGCAAGGCGTTCTGTGCCGGCCACGACCTCAAGGAGATGCGGGCCGAGCCGTCCCTCGAGTATTACCAGCGGTTGTTCGCGCAGTGCACCGAGGTGATGTTGTCGATCCAGCGCCTACCCGTGCCGGTGATCGCGCGGGTTCACGGCCTCGCCACCGCGGCCGGGTGTCAGCTGGTCGCGATGTGTGATCTCGCGGTGGCGAGCCACGACGCGCGCTTCGCGGTCAGCGGCGTCAACGTCGGATTGTTCTGCGCGACACCGGCAGTGGCGTTGTCGCGCAACGTGCCTCGCAAACCCGCGTTCGAGATGCTGGTCACCGGCGAATTCATCTCAGCAGCACAGGCACACGCGCTGGGTCTGGTCAACAGGGTCGCGGCGCCGGAGGCGCTCGACGACGAGATCGAGGCGATGGTCGCGAGCATCGTCGCCAAGCCGGCGGTCGCCGTTGCCATGGGAAAGGCGTTGTTCTACCGGCAGCTCGAGGTCGGTATCGAGGCGGCCTACGACGACGCCGGTGCCACCATGGCCTGCAACATGGTGGATCCGAGCGCACTCGAAGGCGTTCAGGCGTTCATCGAGAAGCGCAAGCCGCAATGGGCGGCGCCGGTGTAGCGATCGACTCACACCGCCGACGTGGTGATGTGGACCTCCGAGGTCAGCGTCTGGTGGACGGGGCAGCGTTCGGCGATGTCCATCAACCGTTGCCGTTGGTCGGGGTCGAGGTCGCCGACCAGCTCGATCTCGCGGTCGATCTGATCGATCATGCCTTTCGTGGTCTCGCAGGCCTCGCAATCCTTGGCGTGAATGCGTGAGTGCCGCAACGTTACTCGCACCTGTTCGAGCGGCCAGCCTTTGCGCTTGGCATACATCCGCACCGTCATCGACGTGCATGCCCCGAGTCCGGCGAGGACCAGGTCATAGGGATTCGGGCCCTCGTCACCGCCGACCGGGATTGGCTCGTCGGCGATGAACCGGTGGCGTCCCGCGGTGATCTCCTGGGTATAGGTGCCCGATCCGGTCTCCGTCACCGTGACCGCTGTTGTCATCCAAGCCTCCCTTTGCCGCCGAGCAGACGCGAAATTACCCGAGAACGCGCGATTAGGGGTACTTTCGCGCCTGCTCGCGAGGGACCGCTGATAGGCCATCCCGGCCAACGTCACGTCTACCGACCTCAACCGGTCCGGCTCGCCGATGATGTCGATCACGTGGATCCGCCCGTCCCGGATGGTCAGGCGCAGTAGGACTTTCAATCGGCCGGCCGGGGCGATGACAATCCCTGCGCCGCCGTCGAGCACCGCGACCTCGCCGCCGCGGGCCACTCCGGCGAAAAGCCGGGATTCCTCGACGAACTCGCGTGCGCCCCGCAGCTCGGTGGAGATGTGCGCGGGAACGAGTACCCGGTCGACACGCCGTACCACGTCGGGGTGGAGGATTTTCAGCAGCGCTTCGAGATCGCCCTCTTGCGAGGCGGCCAGGAAGACTCGTGCTATCTGGAGATGCTCGGCTGTGGGACGAGGCGACACCGAGGGATCGCCGTGGACGCGTTCGCGGGCGCGGCTTGCGAGCTTCTTGGCTGCGTCCGGCGTGCGGTCGAGCAGCGCCGCGATGTCGTCGAAGGGCACGCCGAAGGCGTCGTGCAGGACGAACGCGACGCGCTGGGCGGGGGACAGTCGGTCGAGCACGACCAGCAGCGCCCGCCCCACCGACTCGGCCATGGCCACCTCGTCTTCGGCGGCCGGGGCGGCAGGTGCGGTTCCGATGTGATCGGCTCCGAGCACCTCGGCACGGCGCTTCTGCTCGCGCAACCGGTCGAGGCATTCGTGTGCCGTGACGGTGGTGAACCAGCCCGTGGGATTGTCCACGTCGGAGACACCGTGCCTGCTGACCTTGAGCCACGCGGCCTGAACAGCGTCGTCGGCGTCATGAACCGAGCCCAGCAGGCGGTAGGCGACCGCGCGCAGGTGGCGGCGATCCTGCTCGAAGCGCACCGCCAACGCCTGTTCGTCGGTCATCGGGGTCACCTTTCGTGCGCGGCAAGCGTCAGTTAGGTGAACCACTATCCGACAACCGCCCACAGGGAGACGACAGCAATGACCCTACAACTCGACATCGTCGCGGCCGTGATCGTCGTGGTCACCGCCGCCGCCAACGCGGCGATGGCTCTGGCCGACCTCATCGGTGCTCGGTTCGTACTGGCCAACTCCGCGGAGGTCGGCGTGCCACGGACCTGGGTTCCCACGCTGGGGCTGCTCAAGGCGGCGGGAGCCGCCGGACTACTGGTGGGCATGTTTGCTGTCCCACCGATCGGTTTCGCTGCCGCGGTCGGATTGACCGCGTTCTTCATCGGCGCGGTCGCCACCCACCTCAGGGCGCGGGTGTTCTACAACATCGCTTTCCCAACCGCGTTCCTCGTGCTCGCGGTGCTGTCGTTGGGAGCGTTTGCTGCGGGATGAGCCCCGCTATGCGCTGCGCCGGATGCCGCGCTTGAGCAGCAGCTCGCGTTCGGACTCGCTGAGGCCACCCCAGATGCCATAGGGCTCGCCGACGGCGAGGGCGTGGGACCGGCACTGGGTGATCACGGGGCAGCTGCGGCACATCTCCTTGGCGCGCATCTCGCGGTGTGCTCGGGCGCGGCCACGTTCCCCGTCGGGATGAAAGAACATCGACGAATCGACACCACGGCAAAGTCCCTGCATCTGCCAATCCCAGATATCCGCGTTGGGCCCTGGTAGCTGCTGCGGCTGAGGCATGTGAAAACCCCTCTCTGCGCGCCCAATTCACCAAATGGGCGGGCGTGAGTTGGTGGATCCGAACTGAGCACGTGTCGCCGATGACCTCTCGTGCACACAAACTAGGGGTGCTCAATAATTCCCGTCAATAGCCTGAACGTGTGCTCAATGACATACGCCCAGGTCGAGAATTTACATCACGTTCATCGTGGTGGTGCGCTCGTCGCGACAACCGTGTTAGACGTCGATCCCTTGTAGCAGGGTTTGTGCTGTTCATACTGGTCGGCGCCACGCGTCAATTTTCTAGCAGCCGGTAGGTAGTTGACATCGCATTAACATTCGAGCCATCAATTGTTAACTAATGCTCATAGCGCAATATTTGATACCCGGTTCTCGCGGTATCAGGTTCCCGCGGACCTACCATTTCGGGTGGATTGATACCGTCGCAAATCGATGAGCACAACCCTTGACACGGCAACCGTGCTGGCGAATGCCGCGTTCGGCGACCAACCCGGTTGCTGGCCGTTGCCTGCCGCGACCAGTGCGCGCGAGAGATGGCTCCGTGCGGTGGCTGCGGGAGGGCAGGGACGCTACGGGTGTGCGCTCGCCGAACTCGCCGAGATCCGACGTGCCGGGGCCGCAGATCCCGTGACGTCGCTCGCGTACAGCACGCAGGCGTCGTTCCACCGCCAACTCGGTGGGCACAACGTGGCGCGCGGCTTCGACGGCCTCGCGTGGGCGCACAGCGGAGGTACCGGTGAGGCCGCGGCCGACGCGCTCATCGGGCTCGCCGCCGACGCCCTCGGTGTCGGCAGGTTCGCGTTGTCGGGCCGCCTGCTGGAGCGGGCGCGCGAGCACGCCGGTGCCGCGGGCGGACGGCTGCCGGTGCGGCTGGCATGGGTGAGCGCCGAACTCGCGATGGCCCGCGGCGAGGGCTCGATCGCGGTCGGTCACGCCGAACAAGGCGTTGTCGCGGCCGCAGGGTTCGGCTCGACGCGCCACGCGGTGAAATCGGATGTGGTGCTCGCTGCCGCGCTGTGCTGCGCGGGGCAGTTGGACCGTGCCCGCGCGGTGGCCGACGCGGCACTGCTGGTCGCCGAGCGCTGCGGAATCATCCCGCTGCGCTGGGCGTTGGCCTGTCTGCTGGCCGACATCGGCAGCACGACGCTCTCGACGGAAGAGGTCGTCGCCATCCGCGACGCCAGCGCCGATACAGTGCGACGCAGAGGCGGGGTGTGGTCCGGTCTTTGATGTAGCGCGGGCGGGGCCTCAGTCTGTTGATCGTTATTGTTTAGCTGAGCCAATCGCCGCGAGTGTCGGTACAACGTAACGCTGGAGAGATCGCCCACGATGACAAGTTCGGGAGACCGTCTCGACATTGTCGTTGCTGAGGCAGTGAACGGTGATCGAAACGCCCTCCAGGAAGTGCTGGAGATCATTCGGCCGATTGTCGTTCGCTATGTCCGGGCGAGGATCGGGGCAACCGAGCGCAGTGGTCTTTCAGCTGATGACGTTGCGCAGGAGGTGTGCTTGGCCGCCATAACGGCGCTGCCGCGCTACAAAGATCAGGGACGCCCGTTCCTGGCCTTTGTCTATGGCATCGCTGCGCACAAGGTTGCTGACGCGCATCGCGCGGCGGCCCGCAACCGGGCTGACCCGACCGACGTGGTGCCTGAACGCTTCTCGCTGGATGCCGGACCCGAGCAGTCCGCACTGGATTCGGAGTCGTCGGCGCGGATGGCCCAGCTGTTGTCGGTTCTGCCGGAGAAGCAGCGCGAGATCCTGATCCTGCGCGTCGTCGTCGGCATGAGCGCCGAAGAGACCGCCGAGGCGGTCGGCAGCACCGCGGGTGCGGTACGCGTGGCCCAGCACCGTGCGCTGGCGCGGCTGAAGACGGAGATCATGGCGACGGGACGCGACCATGCCTGACTTCGGCCGCTGGACGTCCAACGGGGGCGATCCGTCACTCAACGAGATCAACCGCACCGATCGGTTCATCGAGGCGCTGTCGCTGGAGCGTCCGGTCTATTCGACCGACCCCGGCGAGGCCGAACTGGCCTACCTGCTGGCCGGCTGGCGCGACGATGCGCGCCGCGGCTCGATGGCCGGTATCGCCACGCCGCGCGACGCGGTCGCGGCGCTGAACCGCGGCACTGCGCGCGGGCGTCCGCGGCTGCCGCTGGCCCTCGTCGGTTCGGTCGCGGCAGCCGTGCTGTGCCTCGGCGGGTTCGGTGCGGCGGTGTACGGATCGAGCCCGGGTGATGCGCTGTACGGCGTGCGGGGCATGTTCTTCGGCGAGCAGCAGGTCAAACGCGACGTGCAGGTCGAGCTGGCCTCGACCGAGCTGGCGCAGGTTCAGCAGCTGATCGACCAGGGGCAGTGGCAGGCCGCGCAGGAAAAGCTGCAGACCATCACCACGACCGTCGCGACCGTCGGCGATGCCCAGCAGAAGCAGGATCTCGTCAACCAGTGGCAGCAGTTGTCGGTCAAGGTCGAGAACCGCGATCCCAATGCCACGGTGCCGCCCGACGCGCCGCCGGTGGTGCTGCCCGAGGTGACCGCGACGTCGGTGCCGACACCGCCGTCGGAGACGCCGGGTTCGTCGACGAGCGTGACCGAGACGTCGTCGCCGTCGTCGTCGACCCCGCCGTCGGAGACCACATCGGGATCGTCGGAAACCTCATCGTCCGCGCCGACCAGCTCGTCGTCGGAACCGACGTCGCCTTCGACGGCGACGTCGGCGCCGTCGAACACGTCGGCGCCCCCAACCTCGACGCCACCGTCGGCCACTTCGACCAATCCGCCTGCGGAGCTGCCCGCGACGGGCACGTCCGCACCTGCGACGCAGCCGAGCTCACCGGTCCATACGACGACGACCATCCTGCCGACGGTGCCGACGGCGGCTCCCAGCAGCGCGCCGCCGGTCGTCACCGTTCCGACGGTCGCCGAACCGCAACCTGAGGCGGGTGGGGGAGAGGCGCCTGCGGCACGTGAGCCCGCGGGCGGGGGACGTCAACAACAGCAGCAGGCGCCTCAGGCACCGGTCATCGAGCTGCCGTTGCTGCCCGGACTGACCGGCGGGGGTCAGCGGTAGCCGTCGGGCTCCGAGGTCGCTTCGTTGAGTGACGCGTCGGCGTAGCCGCGGCAGTAGTCCCAGGTCACGTAGGCGTCGGGCTCAGGGTCGTAGGCAGGCTCGTGCGGCCGGACGGTCCCGTCGACAAGCAGCTGCAGCAGGTTGGCACGCAGCATGTCCCAGTCGTGATAGTGGTCCTGCTGGCACTCGTCACAGCACACGACGAGACCACGAATTCCCTTGTGCGCCAACAACGCCTCATACACCGCCAGATCGGCGAGGTCCGCTTCAACGGCCGTCCGCTCCTGCGGGTCCAGGGGCTGACCCGGCTCGATGGCGTCCAGCGCCGCGGACGGGTCACACGGATCGTCTGCGAATGGGTCGGGTGGCAAACCAGGTGGGAGGTGGTCACGCACGGGTTCCACACTACGCAGCACCACAGGTGTCGCGCCAGCCGTTACCCTGCCCGCTGGTCGGTCCCGGGCCTGTGCAAGGCCGTCTCGACCGCGCCGTTCACCGGCAACGTCGCAGCCGACACCGGAGCCGATAGGATTAGGGGACAACTTTGTGCTGGCGCGCCTGACTGCGTCTGTTACGGGAGGCCCCGCTCATGTCGATCGCTGAAAGCAGCGTTCCCATCGCCGTACCGGTGTCCACCGGTGGCGACGACCCCACCAAGATTGCCATGCTCGGCCTCACATTCGACGATGTGCTGTTGCTGCCGGCAGCTTCGGATGTGGTGCCGGCCACGGCTGACACGTCCAGTCAGCTCACGCGCAAGATCCGGTTGAAGGTGCCGCTGGTCAGCTCGGCGATGGACACCGTCACCGAGTCGCGGATGGCCATCGCCATGGCGCGCGCGGGCGGCATGGGTGTGCTGCACCGTAATCTCCCTGTCGGCGAACAGGCCGGTCAGGTCGAGACCGTCAAGCGCTCCGAGGCCGGCATGGTCACCGATCCGGTGACCTGCTCGCCCGACAACA
Proteins encoded:
- a CDS encoding HD domain-containing protein; the protein is MTNKAFPQTAAATAALAVATRFYPPALLNHCVRSYLWGVRYAAAHGIAFDDELYYVSAMLHDIALTDPFDSHRVAFEEAGGELAWVFGVAAGWPADRAARATEIIVEHMRADVSADADPESHLLQVATAWDVAGRRPEEFPPEVRAEILAGYPRQGFGNEFLACFEDQARRKPDGAAAASVANNGAERIRANPLDS
- a CDS encoding zinc-dependent alcohol dehydrogenase family protein, which codes for MRATVMYQAGDVRVEDVPDPTLREPTDAIVRITRACICGSDLWPYQSMPHKEGGRRMGHEFIGVVEDVGADVSGLGRGDVVVAPFVWADNTCDFCREGLQNSCRHGGGWGAPGVDAGQGEAVRVPQAQGTLVKLPVAEDSALMPSLLTLSDVFCTGHHGVVTAGVRPGTSVTVIGDGAVGLCAVLAAKRLGAEQIILNGRHTVRTDLGREFGATDVVAERGDEAVEKIRELTGGDGTHAVIECVGTEPSLATALDAVRAGGRVSRLGVSQYTEVPMGFGTFFRNVTLTGGVAPARAYIEELMPDVLDGTIEPGRVFDRTIGLDETPDGYRAMADRKALKVLIEP
- a CDS encoding enoyl-CoA hydratase, yielding MTLLLHERDDRGVVTLTLNRPQAFNALSEDMLAALGDAISALAQDDSVRAVVLGASGKAFCAGHDLKEMRAEPSLEYYQRLFAQCTEVMLSIQRLPVPVIARVHGLATAAGCQLVAMCDLAVASHDARFAVSGVNVGLFCATPAVALSRNVPRKPAFEMLVTGEFISAAQAHALGLVNRVAAPEALDDEIEAMVASIVAKPAVAVAMGKALFYRQLEVGIEAAYDDAGATMACNMVDPSALEGVQAFIEKRKPQWAAPV
- a CDS encoding OsmC family protein, which codes for MAYQRSLASRRESTPNRAFSGNFASARRQREAWMTTAVTVTETGSGTYTQEITAGRHRFIADEPIPVGGDEGPNPYDLVLAGLGACTSMTVRMYAKRKGWPLEQVRVTLRHSRIHAKDCEACETTKGMIDQIDREIELVGDLDPDQRQRLMDIAERCPVHQTLTSEVHITTSAV
- a CDS encoding DoxX family protein, which encodes MTLQLDIVAAVIVVVTAAANAAMALADLIGARFVLANSAEVGVPRTWVPTLGLLKAAGAAGLLVGMFAVPPIGFAAAVGLTAFFIGAVATHLRARVFYNIAFPTAFLVLAVLSLGAFAAG
- a CDS encoding WhiB family transcriptional regulator; this encodes MPQPQQLPGPNADIWDWQMQGLCRGVDSSMFFHPDGERGRARAHREMRAKEMCRSCPVITQCRSHALAVGEPYGIWGGLSESERELLLKRGIRRSA
- a CDS encoding sigma-70 family RNA polymerase sigma factor, which translates into the protein MTSSGDRLDIVVAEAVNGDRNALQEVLEIIRPIVVRYVRARIGATERSGLSADDVAQEVCLAAITALPRYKDQGRPFLAFVYGIAAHKVADAHRAAARNRADPTDVVPERFSLDAGPEQSALDSESSARMAQLLSVLPEKQREILILRVVVGMSAEETAEAVGSTAGAVRVAQHRALARLKTEIMATGRDHA
- a CDS encoding anti-sigma-D factor RsdA; the encoded protein is MPDFGRWTSNGGDPSLNEINRTDRFIEALSLERPVYSTDPGEAELAYLLAGWRDDARRGSMAGIATPRDAVAALNRGTARGRPRLPLALVGSVAAAVLCLGGFGAAVYGSSPGDALYGVRGMFFGEQQVKRDVQVELASTELAQVQQLIDQGQWQAAQEKLQTITTTVATVGDAQQKQDLVNQWQQLSVKVENRDPNATVPPDAPPVVLPEVTATSVPTPPSETPGSSTSVTETSSPSSSTPPSETTSGSSETSSSAPTSSSSEPTSPSTATSAPSNTSAPPTSTPPSATSTNPPAELPATGTSAPATQPSSPVHTTTTILPTVPTAAPSSAPPVVTVPTVAEPQPEAGGGEAPAAREPAGGGRQQQQQAPQAPVIELPLLPGLTGGGQR
- a CDS encoding DUF5319 domain-containing protein produces the protein MRDHLPPGLPPDPFADDPCDPSAALDAIEPGQPLDPQERTAVEADLADLAVYEALLAHKGIRGLVVCCDECQQDHYHDWDMLRANLLQLLVDGTVRPHEPAYDPEPDAYVTWDYCRGYADASLNEATSEPDGYR